One part of the Sphingopyxis sp. PAMC25046 genome encodes these proteins:
- the hfq gene encoding RNA chaperone Hfq, translated as MSDKNQNLQDIFLNALRKSKTPVTMFLVKGVKLQGIITWFDNFSLLLRRDGQSQLVYKHAISTVMPSHDFDLSLLGDNLRDAPASKGKALQDVFLNAVRRSDESVTMFLVNGVMLQGDIVAFDLFCMLLERERQVQLVYKHAISTVQPNGPINLTDNGEGDGEADDA; from the coding sequence GTGTCCGATAAAAACCAGAATCTCCAGGATATTTTCCTCAACGCCCTCCGCAAGAGCAAGACCCCGGTGACCATGTTCCTGGTCAAGGGCGTCAAGCTGCAGGGCATCATCACCTGGTTCGACAATTTCTCGCTGCTGCTCCGCCGCGACGGCCAGTCGCAGCTGGTGTACAAGCATGCGATCTCGACGGTGATGCCGTCGCACGATTTCGACCTGTCGCTGCTCGGCGACAATCTGCGCGATGCGCCGGCGAGTAAGGGCAAGGCGTTGCAGGATGTGTTCCTGAACGCCGTCCGCCGTTCGGACGAATCGGTCACGATGTTCCTCGTCAACGGCGTGATGCTGCAGGGCGACATCGTCGCCTTCGACCTCTTCTGCATGCTGCTCGAGCGCGAGCGGCAAGTGCAGCTCGTCTACAAGCACGCGATTTCGACCGTTCAGCCGAACGGGCCGATCAACCTGACCGACAATGGCGAGGGTGACGGCGAAGCGGACGACGCCTGA
- a CDS encoding S8 family serine peptidase yields the protein MRIFVALPVMFSLLCAGIAVRVDAQIALPSVQLPDTSRTLPSLPDIVAEPLQAAGDTLARVRLDRIDRLLHDNRDRIEPDRNGQPAVRGILVATGVDEAMIARAAQEGFRLIDRDRIEGIDLDIVRFAVPDGRSLVRAQKRLAKLLPDAEVDADHIYFASGPGGALPAAALATAASPGQTRLGLIDGGVAAHPSVAGRVEQRGFAAGAPQASRHGTAVASLLIGSGRVRGAASGQRLLAADVYGSDPAGGNASAIVRALGWLVQHGVAVTTISLVGPDNKLLAAAVSRAQQHGMLIVAAVGNDGPAAPPAYPASYKGVFAVTGVDTKNRALPEAGRALHLDFAAPGDAVLAATGLDTTDRLRGTSFAAPLVAGRLALRYPAPAIDRIGPAVSALVFEARDLGKKGRDKIYGHGLICGDCGGR from the coding sequence ATGCGCATCTTTGTCGCCCTGCCCGTGATGTTCTCGCTTTTGTGCGCGGGAATTGCAGTGCGTGTCGACGCCCAGATCGCGCTGCCATCGGTCCAGCTGCCCGACACGTCTCGCACGCTGCCTTCGCTGCCGGACATCGTCGCCGAGCCATTGCAGGCTGCGGGCGACACGCTCGCACGGGTACGGCTCGACCGGATCGACAGGCTGCTTCACGACAATCGCGACCGGATCGAGCCCGACCGCAACGGCCAGCCCGCCGTGCGCGGCATACTCGTCGCCACGGGGGTCGACGAGGCGATGATCGCGCGCGCTGCCCAGGAAGGATTCCGACTGATCGACCGCGATCGCATCGAAGGCATCGATCTCGACATCGTTCGTTTCGCCGTTCCCGACGGGCGTAGCTTGGTTCGTGCACAAAAACGTCTCGCCAAGCTGCTCCCCGATGCCGAAGTCGATGCCGATCATATCTATTTCGCGAGCGGCCCAGGCGGCGCACTGCCGGCCGCCGCATTGGCGACGGCAGCGTCGCCCGGCCAAACCCGGCTCGGACTGATCGACGGCGGCGTTGCCGCGCATCCGTCGGTCGCGGGCCGCGTCGAGCAGCGCGGCTTCGCTGCCGGCGCCCCGCAGGCAAGCCGCCATGGGACCGCCGTGGCGTCACTGCTGATCGGCAGTGGGCGAGTGCGCGGCGCGGCTTCGGGGCAGAGGCTTCTTGCCGCCGATGTTTACGGCTCCGATCCGGCGGGCGGCAATGCGAGCGCCATCGTACGTGCGCTCGGCTGGCTGGTTCAGCACGGCGTTGCGGTGACGACGATCAGCCTCGTCGGGCCCGACAACAAGCTGCTGGCAGCCGCGGTGTCGCGCGCGCAGCAGCACGGCATGCTGATCGTCGCGGCGGTCGGCAACGACGGCCCCGCCGCCCCGCCCGCCTACCCCGCCTCCTATAAGGGCGTATTTGCCGTGACCGGAGTCGATACCAAGAATCGCGCCTTGCCCGAAGCTGGCCGCGCGCTCCACCTCGACTTCGCGGCGCCGGGCGATGCCGTGCTTGCCGCGACCGGGCTCGACACAACCGACCGCCTGCGGGGCACCTCTTTCGCTGCGCCCTTGGTGGCCGGGCGCCTCGCCCTTCGCTATCCCGCGCCGGCGATCGACCGGATCGGACCCGCGGTTTCCGCGCTGGTCTTCGAAGCGCGCGACCTTGGCAAAAAAGGTCGCGATAAAATCTATGGCCACGGCCTGATTTGCGGGGATTGCGGCGGCCGCTGA
- a CDS encoding anti-sigma factor, with amino-acid sequence MSFDPATVAAFVDGELDDLTARRIERKATTDAVLAAEIARHRTLKAQLTAHYAPVTTEAVPERLRSLLAVDDAVDDKVDTSLADRRSAGRARFSGIHWGAIAASLILGLTVGLRPWMPAADVAIDNGTLVAAGPLAEALDTQLVSTQRGDPAVRIVLSFEDKAGRYCRSFESRAIDGIGCREQERWQIERTLPGQTRGDYRQASSGELAAAAAAMMKRDALDARSERAARDAGWVQQR; translated from the coding sequence ATGAGCTTTGATCCCGCCACCGTTGCCGCTTTCGTCGACGGCGAACTCGACGACCTGACAGCGCGCCGGATCGAGCGCAAGGCAACCACCGACGCGGTGCTCGCGGCCGAGATCGCACGTCACCGCACGCTCAAGGCGCAGTTGACGGCGCATTATGCGCCCGTCACGACAGAAGCGGTTCCTGAACGGCTCCGGTCGCTGCTCGCGGTCGATGACGCAGTCGATGACAAGGTTGATACCAGTCTGGCCGATCGCCGTAGCGCCGGGCGGGCGCGCTTCAGCGGCATCCATTGGGGCGCTATCGCCGCCTCGCTCATACTCGGCCTAACGGTCGGGCTGCGGCCATGGATGCCTGCCGCGGATGTCGCGATCGACAATGGCACGCTGGTCGCGGCGGGTCCGCTCGCCGAGGCGCTCGATACGCAGCTCGTCTCGACCCAGCGCGGCGATCCCGCGGTGCGGATCGTCCTGAGCTTCGAGGACAAGGCCGGACGCTATTGCCGCAGCTTCGAAAGCCGCGCGATCGACGGCATCGGGTGCCGCGAGCAGGAACGCTGGCAGATCGAAAGGACATTGCCGGGCCAGACGCGCGGCGATTACCGGCAGGCTTCATCGGGCGAACTTGCCGCAGCGGCGGCGGCCATGATGAAGCGCGACGCGCTCGATGCTCGGTCCGAACGGGCGGCGCGGGACGCCGGATGGGTCCAGCAGCGATAG
- a CDS encoding RNA polymerase sigma factor: MRFEEDLVELLPRLRRFARGLTRHQSDADDLCQAAIERALKSRDQWQRGTRLDSWMYRITRNLWIDERRAAGRRGVHAPIDDAVTQVAGEGAAEVEAVALRGDVDSAMARLPDEQREVVMLILVEGYAYREAAEILDVPVGTVTSRLARGREALMFYLGEAA, from the coding sequence ATGCGCTTCGAAGAGGATCTGGTCGAATTGCTGCCACGCCTGCGACGTTTCGCACGCGGATTGACGCGTCATCAAAGCGATGCCGACGATTTGTGCCAGGCGGCGATCGAGCGCGCGCTGAAATCGCGTGACCAATGGCAACGAGGAACGAGACTGGACAGCTGGATGTACCGCATCACCCGCAATCTCTGGATCGACGAGCGCCGCGCGGCAGGCCGGCGCGGCGTTCACGCCCCGATCGACGATGCGGTCACGCAAGTCGCCGGCGAAGGGGCGGCCGAAGTCGAGGCGGTAGCGCTCCGCGGCGATGTTGATAGTGCCATGGCCCGGCTTCCAGACGAACAGCGCGAAGTGGTGATGCTCATACTCGTCGAAGGCTATGCTTATCGCGAAGCCGCGGAGATACTCGACGTGCCGGTCGGCACCGTCACCTCGCGGCTTGCGCGTGGGCGCGAGGCATTGATGTTCTATCTCGGAGAAGCAGCATGA
- the hflX gene encoding GTPase HflX, with product MINNEDEVTRGAPALVIVPEWHSQRLARDLDARAEEARGLALAIGLDVVAVHTLRLRQTRAATLLGVGQIDAIAPEIAAKGVLLVVVDAALTPIQQRNLETAFGTKVIDRTGLILEIFGERAATAEGRLQVELAHLDYQAGRLVRSWTHLERQRGGFGFLGGPGETQIEADRRMIRNRMARIRRSLEDARRTRQLQRSKRQRAPWPVIALVGYTNAGKSTFFNRLTGSDVMAEDMLFATLDPTMREIRLPGIDKAILSDTVGFVSDLPTELVAAFRATLEEVTTADLIVHVRDIVHPDSEAQYDDVRAILSSLGANGPQDGGEGDTAEAIPQIEIWNKVDTADVDRRAIIEEMAARRPDVAVISAVTGEGVEDARILMASQLTARHQVHHIHLGYEQGEAMAWLHARGEVLADEPEGEGHALTVRLDPADRARFERLWPNLRDAPTA from the coding sequence ATAATCAACAATGAAGACGAGGTAACGCGCGGCGCTCCCGCGCTTGTCATCGTGCCCGAATGGCATAGCCAGCGGCTCGCACGCGACCTCGACGCGCGCGCCGAGGAGGCGCGGGGCCTTGCGCTCGCGATCGGGCTCGACGTCGTCGCCGTTCATACGCTCCGCCTGCGCCAGACACGGGCCGCAACGCTGCTCGGCGTCGGGCAGATCGATGCGATCGCGCCCGAAATAGCGGCGAAGGGCGTCCTGCTCGTGGTGGTCGACGCGGCGCTCACCCCGATTCAGCAACGCAATCTCGAAACGGCGTTCGGTACCAAGGTGATCGATCGCACCGGCCTGATCCTCGAAATCTTCGGTGAGCGCGCCGCGACGGCCGAAGGCCGCTTGCAGGTCGAACTCGCGCATCTCGACTATCAGGCGGGGCGGCTCGTGCGCAGCTGGACCCACCTCGAGCGCCAGCGCGGCGGTTTCGGCTTCCTAGGCGGCCCCGGCGAAACGCAGATCGAGGCCGACCGGCGGATGATCCGCAACCGGATGGCGCGAATCCGGCGTAGCCTTGAGGATGCGCGCCGGACGCGCCAGCTTCAACGGTCGAAACGCCAGCGTGCACCATGGCCCGTCATTGCGCTGGTTGGCTATACCAATGCCGGAAAATCGACTTTCTTCAACAGGTTGACGGGAAGTGACGTCATGGCGGAAGATATGCTTTTCGCTACACTCGATCCGACGATGCGCGAAATCCGGCTGCCCGGCATCGACAAGGCGATCCTGTCCGACACGGTCGGTTTCGTGTCCGACCTGCCGACAGAACTCGTCGCGGCGTTCCGGGCGACGCTGGAAGAGGTCACCACCGCCGATCTGATCGTCCATGTGCGCGACATCGTCCATCCCGACAGCGAAGCGCAATATGACGATGTGCGCGCGATCCTGAGCTCGCTCGGCGCGAATGGTCCGCAGGACGGTGGGGAGGGCGATACTGCCGAAGCCATCCCGCAGATCGAAATATGGAACAAGGTCGATACCGCCGATGTCGATCGCCGGGCGATCATCGAAGAAATGGCTGCGCGACGTCCCGACGTCGCGGTCATTTCGGCGGTGACCGGTGAGGGCGTCGAGGACGCGCGCATCCTCATGGCGTCACAATTGACCGCGCGGCATCAGGTGCACCACATTCATCTGGGCTATGAGCAGGGCGAGGCGATGGCATGGCTCCATGCGCGCGGCGAAGTGCTCGCTGACGAGCCGGAGGGTGAGGGGCATGCGCTTACCGTACGGCTCGATCCCGCCGACCGGGCGCGCTTTGAACGGCTGTGGCCGAACCTCAGGGACGCTCCGACAGCTTGA
- the metG gene encoding methionine--tRNA ligase: MSENSEPFYITTAISYPNGRPHIGHAYEAIATDVMARFQRARGRDVRLVTGTDEHGLKMFQTARDQGRATIDLADEMSGYFREMYAKLNIGYDNFMRTSDAAHHAASQAIWKAMEAKGDLYLDRYEGWYSVRDEAFYDESELSDGEGGVRLSPQGTPVEWTVEESWFFRLSNYQDRLLALYSEQPDFIRPESRLNEVLRFVEGGLKDLSVSRTSFDWGVPVPGSPGHVMYVWVDALTTYLSGLGYPDPASDFGTFWPANIHMIGKDIVRFHAVYWPAFLMSADLPLPKQVFGHGFLLNRGEKMSKSLGNVVDPMALADRFGVDPLRYYLLREVSFGQDGSYSAEAIVRTANADLANSFGNLAQRSLSMIFKNLDGKLSDDDTPAEEDIDLLAELVDMAAVRLPREFEQLAFSVGIEDWIRAVFACNQYVDTQAPWALRKTDPERMRAVLMTLFRAVRTLAIAIRPVVPAAADKLLDQMGIAEDARDFGALADTDWFAKLVASGFAVGQPVPIFPRLELPEGEGEGEA, translated from the coding sequence ATGTCCGAAAATAGCGAACCTTTCTACATCACCACCGCGATCAGCTATCCCAACGGCCGCCCGCATATCGGCCACGCCTATGAGGCGATTGCAACCGATGTCATGGCGCGTTTCCAGCGTGCGCGCGGCCGCGACGTGCGGCTCGTCACCGGCACCGACGAACATGGGCTGAAGATGTTCCAGACGGCGCGCGACCAAGGCCGCGCGACGATCGATCTCGCCGATGAAATGTCTGGATATTTCCGTGAGATGTACGCCAAGCTGAATATCGGCTATGACAATTTCATGCGCACATCCGACGCCGCGCATCATGCTGCGTCGCAGGCGATCTGGAAAGCGATGGAGGCGAAGGGTGACCTCTATCTCGATCGCTATGAAGGCTGGTATTCAGTTCGCGACGAGGCTTTCTACGACGAAAGCGAGCTCTCGGACGGGGAGGGTGGCGTGCGTCTGTCGCCGCAGGGGACGCCGGTCGAATGGACCGTCGAGGAAAGCTGGTTCTTCCGCCTGTCGAACTATCAGGACCGGTTGCTCGCGCTCTACAGCGAGCAACCTGATTTCATTCGGCCCGAAAGCCGGCTGAACGAGGTGTTGCGCTTCGTCGAAGGCGGACTCAAGGATCTCAGCGTCTCGCGCACCAGTTTCGACTGGGGCGTGCCGGTACCGGGATCGCCGGGACATGTAATGTATGTATGGGTCGACGCGCTGACCACTTATCTCTCGGGGCTCGGCTATCCCGATCCCGCCAGCGACTTCGGGACATTCTGGCCAGCGAACATCCATATGATCGGCAAGGATATCGTGCGTTTTCATGCCGTTTACTGGCCGGCCTTCCTGATGAGTGCGGATTTGCCGCTGCCGAAGCAGGTGTTCGGCCACGGCTTCCTGCTCAATCGCGGGGAAAAGATGTCGAAGTCGCTCGGCAACGTCGTGGACCCGATGGCGCTCGCCGACCGGTTCGGCGTCGATCCACTACGTTATTATTTGCTCCGCGAAGTCAGCTTCGGTCAGGACGGCAGCTATTCGGCCGAAGCGATCGTGCGCACCGCGAACGCCGACCTTGCGAACAGCTTCGGCAATCTCGCGCAGCGCAGCTTGTCAATGATTTTCAAGAATTTGGATGGCAAACTTTCGGACGACGATACACCGGCTGAGGAGGATATCGACCTGCTGGCCGAACTCGTCGACATGGCGGCGGTCCGCCTGCCGCGCGAATTCGAGCAGCTCGCCTTTTCGGTGGGCATCGAAGACTGGATCCGCGCCGTCTTCGCCTGCAACCAATATGTCGATACGCAGGCGCCCTGGGCGCTGCGCAAGACCGACCCCGAACGCATGCGCGCGGTACTGATGACGCTGTTTCGGGCAGTCCGCACGCTCGCGATCGCGATCCGTCCGGTGGTGCCTGCAGCCGCCGACAAACTACTCGATCAGATGGGCATCGCCGAGGATGCGCGTGATTTTGGGGCGCTAGCTGACACCGACTGGTTCGCGAAGCTGGTGGCGAGCGGCTTCGCAGTCGGCCAACCCGTGCCGATCTTTCCGCGCCTCGAATTGCCCGAGGGTGAAGGGGAAGGGGAGGCCTGA
- a CDS encoding MBL fold metallo-hydrolase, with product MKLRILGCGTSSGVPRIGNDWGQCDPDNPRNLRSRASIMVSLGGFRILVDTSPDMRLQLLDAGVGEIDAVIWTHEHADHTHGLDDLRQVMHLRRSAVPVYARDHVLDILKWRFTYAFVGNAGYPASVDPIDLHDHQSIGPIEVSAIEMPHGPIKASGLIFSDGAHRIAYATDFSKFTDEMVDFFQGVDLFVIDALRRYPHPTHPHLQMTLEGLAKVGNPRAIITHMDNTMDYEDLAAELPVGVEPGYDGLEVQL from the coding sequence ATGAAGCTGAGAATTCTGGGTTGCGGTACGTCGTCGGGCGTGCCGCGGATCGGCAATGATTGGGGGCAGTGCGATCCCGATAATCCCCGCAACCTGCGCAGCCGCGCGTCGATCATGGTGTCGCTCGGCGGCTTTCGGATTCTTGTCGACACCAGCCCCGATATGCGGCTGCAGCTCCTCGACGCAGGCGTGGGCGAGATCGACGCCGTTATCTGGACGCACGAGCATGCCGATCACACCCATGGTCTCGACGATCTGCGCCAGGTCATGCACCTGCGCCGCTCGGCGGTTCCGGTCTACGCTCGCGATCATGTCCTCGACATATTGAAGTGGCGCTTCACTTACGCTTTCGTCGGCAATGCAGGCTATCCGGCTTCGGTCGATCCGATCGATCTCCACGATCATCAGTCGATCGGCCCGATCGAAGTATCGGCGATCGAGATGCCGCACGGGCCGATCAAGGCGAGCGGGCTGATCTTCAGCGATGGCGCTCACAGGATCGCATATGCCACTGATTTTTCGAAGTTTACGGATGAAATGGTCGATTTTTTCCAAGGCGTCGACCTGTTCGTCATCGACGCGCTGCGCCGCTACCCCCACCCAACGCATCCGCACCTTCAGATGACCCTCGAGGGGCTGGCCAAGGTCGGAAATCCGCGCGCGATCATCACGCATATGGACAATACAATGGATTATGAGGACCTTGCGGCCGAATTGCCCGTGGGGGTCGAACCGGGCTATGACGGGTTGGAGGTCCAGCTATGA
- the mazG gene encoding nucleoside triphosphate pyrophosphohydrolase: protein MPETANQSPIDRLLVIMRQLRNPDGGCEWDLAQNFSTIAPYTIEEAYEVSDAIAGGDPAAIRDELGDLLLQVVFHSQIATDDGLFGFDDVANTISDKMERRHPHIFGDGKTDDVRRQWEAIKADERAADGPSGALAGVALALPALLRAQKLQGRAARVGFDWPDTDGPRDKIAEELAEVAGASDDSERHEEIGDLLFAVVNYARKLSVDAEGALRDANAKFARRFAAMEDRAGGTLTGLSLDAQEAHWQAVKLSERP from the coding sequence ATGCCTGAAACGGCGAACCAATCCCCCATCGACCGCTTGCTCGTCATCATGCGCCAGTTGCGCAATCCCGACGGCGGTTGCGAATGGGATCTCGCGCAGAATTTTTCGACGATCGCGCCTTATACGATCGAGGAAGCCTATGAAGTTTCCGACGCGATCGCCGGCGGCGATCCTGCCGCGATCCGCGACGAACTCGGCGACCTTCTGCTTCAGGTCGTGTTCCATAGCCAAATCGCGACCGACGACGGCCTGTTCGGTTTCGACGATGTCGCCAATACGATCAGCGACAAGATGGAACGCCGCCATCCGCACATCTTCGGCGACGGCAAGACCGACGATGTCCGCCGGCAATGGGAAGCGATCAAGGCCGACGAACGCGCCGCCGATGGGCCAAGCGGCGCGCTGGCGGGCGTCGCGCTGGCGCTACCGGCCTTGCTCCGCGCCCAGAAGCTACAAGGCCGCGCCGCGCGCGTCGGTTTCGACTGGCCCGATACCGACGGACCGCGCGACAAGATCGCCGAAGAACTGGCCGAAGTCGCGGGTGCAAGTGATGACAGCGAGCGTCACGAAGAAATAGGTGACTTGTTGTTTGCCGTCGTCAACTACGCGCGCAAGCTAAGTGTCGATGCCGAAGGCGCGTTGCGCGATGCCAATGCCAAGTTCGCGCGCCGCTTCGCGGCCATGGAAGACCGCGCAGGCGGTACGCTGACGGGCCTGTCGCTCGACGCCCAGGAAGCGCATTGGCAGGCGGTCAAGCTGTCGGAGCGTCCCTGA
- a CDS encoding DNA polymerase III subunit delta', which yields MIGHREAEKAFLEAWQGGRVHHAWLLAGPQGMGKGAFAERVARFLVTHGRSCEAQALALDDRGDDASARLVDAGNHPEILRLARQPKDKAKELARNITIEQVRQMIRRLHLSLSLGEWRVIIVDAVDDLETDGANALLKTLEEPPAKTLFLLVSHSPGRLLPTIRSRCRTLRFQPVARDVMTTWLHDLRPMIEMEEVRAIVAASGGVPGKALALVDSDVAVMEKKLLAIAASGDPENRLREALAREVGGTSNRARLELVIDIVPGLLSRIARERPIAEIAPILTQWERVQRTVRDAIRGSYDGAMVGFEIGNCLAELAPRAERAAR from the coding sequence ATGATCGGGCATCGGGAGGCCGAAAAGGCGTTTCTCGAAGCGTGGCAGGGCGGCCGCGTCCATCATGCCTGGCTGCTCGCAGGGCCGCAGGGGATGGGGAAGGGGGCTTTTGCCGAGCGTGTCGCCCGTTTTCTCGTTACCCACGGGCGCAGCTGCGAAGCTCAGGCGCTCGCGCTCGACGATCGCGGCGACGATGCGTCGGCACGATTGGTAGACGCGGGGAACCACCCCGAAATCCTGCGCCTCGCGCGGCAGCCGAAGGACAAGGCCAAGGAACTCGCGCGGAATATCACGATCGAACAGGTTCGGCAGATGATCCGCCGCCTGCATCTGTCCTTGTCGCTCGGCGAGTGGCGGGTGATCATTGTCGATGCGGTCGACGACCTCGAGACCGACGGCGCCAATGCGCTGCTGAAAACGCTCGAGGAGCCCCCGGCAAAAACCCTTTTCCTGCTTGTCAGCCACTCGCCCGGACGCTTGCTACCCACGATCCGCTCGCGGTGCAGAACCCTTCGTTTTCAGCCCGTTGCGCGTGACGTCATGACAACATGGTTGCACGATCTGCGCCCGATGATCGAGATGGAGGAGGTCCGCGCGATCGTTGCCGCATCGGGCGGCGTTCCTGGCAAGGCCCTCGCACTCGTCGATAGCGATGTCGCGGTCATGGAAAAGAAGTTGCTCGCGATCGCGGCGAGCGGCGATCCGGAGAACCGGCTGCGCGAAGCGCTTGCGCGCGAGGTCGGCGGCACCAGCAATCGAGCGCGTCTCGAACTGGTCATCGATATCGTGCCGGGCCTGCTCTCGCGTATCGCGCGCGAGCGCCCGATTGCCGAAATCGCACCCATCCTCACCCAGTGGGAACGCGTTCAGCGCACCGTTCGCGATGCGATCCGCGGATCATATGACGGCGCGATGGTCGGTTTCGAGATCGGCAACTGTCTGGCCGAATTGGCACCGCGGGCCGAGCGGGCGGCACGCTGA
- a CDS encoding sigma-54 dependent transcriptional regulator, producing MALDILIVDDERDICDLVAGVMEDEGYEARTASDSDSALDAIRQRRPSLALIDVWLQGSRLDGLGLVEAIKAFDPTLPIIVISGHGGLDTAVAAIRRGAFDFIEKPFEASRLLHLVARATENERLKFEYEQLREKAGPSDELTGTSAAINNVRATLKRVAGTGSRVLITGAPGVGKEVAARVLHGWSGRQNAPFRVISSARMDPETVELELFGSEAEDGSIRVGLLEQAHGGTLFLDEVADMPLTTQGKILRVLTDQSFARVGGRTMIRVDVRIISGSARDLTTEIAESRFREDLYYRLNVVPVHIPPLRERRDDIASLCDHYIRRYAADRRVPPPEISAEAMAALQAHEWPGNVRELRNVIERVMILAPSDRLARIDADMLPAELVRGGADILPNSESITAIPLKEARENFEREYLRIQINRFSGNISRTATFIGMERSALHRKLKLLGLTESSEGEG from the coding sequence ATGGCGCTTGATATTCTGATCGTCGACGACGAACGCGACATTTGCGACCTCGTCGCGGGGGTCATGGAAGACGAAGGTTATGAGGCGCGCACCGCGTCCGACAGCGATTCGGCGCTTGATGCGATCCGCCAGCGGCGGCCGTCGCTGGCGCTGATCGACGTCTGGCTGCAGGGTTCGCGGCTCGACGGCCTTGGCCTCGTCGAGGCGATCAAGGCGTTTGATCCGACGCTGCCGATCATCGTCATCTCGGGCCATGGCGGGCTCGACACCGCGGTCGCGGCGATCCGCCGCGGCGCGTTCGACTTCATCGAAAAGCCGTTCGAAGCATCGCGCCTGCTTCATCTCGTCGCGCGCGCGACCGAAAATGAGCGGCTGAAATTCGAATATGAGCAGCTGCGCGAAAAGGCGGGTCCGTCGGACGAGCTCACCGGCACCAGCGCTGCAATCAACAATGTCCGCGCGACGCTGAAGCGCGTGGCAGGGACGGGAAGCCGGGTTCTGATCACGGGCGCGCCGGGTGTTGGCAAGGAGGTCGCGGCGCGTGTGCTGCACGGATGGAGCGGACGGCAAAACGCGCCCTTCCGCGTCATTTCGTCGGCGCGCATGGACCCGGAAACGGTCGAGCTCGAATTGTTCGGGTCCGAGGCAGAGGACGGTTCGATCCGCGTCGGCCTGCTCGAGCAGGCGCATGGCGGCACCCTGTTCCTCGACGAGGTCGCGGACATGCCGTTGACAACGCAGGGCAAGATCCTTCGCGTGCTGACCGACCAGAGCTTCGCCCGCGTTGGGGGGCGCACGATGATCCGCGTCGACGTCCGCATCATTTCGGGTTCGGCGCGCGACCTGACGACCGAAATCGCCGAGAGCCGATTCCGCGAGGATCTTTATTACCGGCTCAACGTCGTGCCGGTGCATATCCCACCGCTGCGCGAGCGGCGCGACGATATCGCGAGCCTTTGCGACCACTATATTCGGCGCTATGCGGCCGACCGCCGGGTTCCGCCGCCCGAGATCAGCGCCGAGGCGATGGCGGCGTTGCAAGCGCATGAATGGCCGGGCAACGTCCGCGAACTGCGCAACGTCATCGAACGCGTCATGATCCTTGCACCGAGCGACCGGCTGGCGCGGATCGATGCCGACATGCTGCCCGCCGAACTGGTACGTGGCGGGGCCGACATCTTGCCCAATTCGGAATCGATCACCGCGATTCCGCTTAAGGAAGCGCGCGAGAATTTCGAGCGCGAATATCTGCGTATCCAGATCAATCGCTTTTCGGGCAACATTTCGCGCACCGCGACCTTCATCGGGATGGAGCGGTCCGCGCTGCACCGGAAACTGAAACTTTTGGGCCTTACCGAGAGTTCGGAAGGCGAAGGTTAG
- a CDS encoding TatD family hydrolase, producing MLVDSHCHLNYKGLAEQQGDVLARAREKGVTAMLNIATRESEWDEVLAAAEANDDVWASVGIHPHDADHHPDVDTAKLVERAAHPRVIGIGETGLDYYYDKSDRARQQDSFRRHIHASQQTRLPIIVHTRDAEADTLAMLGEEMGRASFPGVIHCFTASDDFARKALDLGLYISISGIVTFKNAADLQATAKWLPQDRLLIETDSPFLAPVPHRGKPGEPAFVADTLAFLADLRGEENDALAAATSANFYALFNKAAP from the coding sequence ATGCTCGTCGATTCGCACTGCCACCTCAATTACAAGGGGCTTGCCGAGCAACAGGGCGACGTGCTGGCGCGCGCGCGGGAGAAGGGCGTTACCGCGATGCTCAACATCGCGACGCGTGAAAGCGAATGGGACGAGGTGCTCGCCGCGGCCGAGGCGAACGACGATGTCTGGGCCAGCGTCGGCATCCATCCGCACGATGCCGACCATCATCCCGACGTCGACACCGCCAAGCTGGTCGAACGCGCCGCGCACCCGCGCGTGATCGGCATCGGCGAAACCGGGCTCGACTATTATTACGACAAGAGCGACCGGGCGCGCCAACAGGATAGTTTCCGCCGCCATATCCATGCCTCGCAGCAGACTCGCCTGCCGATCATCGTGCATACGCGCGATGCCGAGGCGGATACGCTGGCGATGCTTGGCGAGGAGATGGGGCGGGCGAGCTTCCCCGGCGTGATCCACTGTTTCACGGCGAGCGACGATTTCGCGCGGAAGGCGCTCGATCTTGGCCTCTACATTTCGATTTCGGGAATCGTGACGTTCAAGAACGCTGCGGACCTTCAGGCGACCGCCAAATGGTTGCCGCAGGATCGGCTGCTGATCGAAACGGATTCCCCCTTCCTTGCTCCCGTCCCGCACCGGGGCAAGCCTGGCGAGCCCGCCTTCGTCGCCGACACGCTCGCCTTCCTCGCCGACCTGCGCGGCGAGGAAAACGATGCGCTGGCAGCCGCAACGAGCGCCAATTTCTATGCGCTTTTCAACAAGGCGGCACCATGA